A window of Dermacentor andersoni chromosome 4, qqDerAnde1_hic_scaffold, whole genome shotgun sequence genomic DNA:
CCCTTTGCTTTTACTATTTTACTATGTATCATTCCGACCAGGTGGGCTTCCATCACATATGCAACTTGCAAATGTTTGTAaaggcaatgcctcctttactagatgcctgcggCGTTGTCCGGTAAACTCTGTTTCGTGCCCTCTCCGTTTTCTCATCtacgcgaaaaggcaacgagcgcctctcatggcaAACGCCTGCAACTTTGATCATGTGCTGCAGCCTCTGAGATTACCATCTGTCACCGTCTCGGAGGCCTGCGAGAATGCTCGCTAACAGATGCCCGCGCATATCGGCGCTATCACCGTGCCGGCGGAAGGATTCGGCCGCCgtcggaagttgaaaaggcaatgagcgccgcctcacggaatttatgctgaactaagggaaccgccgctacaatgggCAAGCGAGCGACACagcgggcatctagtaaaggaggcattggtaaAAGTGAAGAATGTCTACCTTGTGCTAGGCCAGTGCTGATTGTACGACTTTGAATATAATTGAGTTCTACTGTTTTGTCTTAATGCAACGTAAAGTGTATGGCACACAGCTTTCGGTAGTAGTGGAGTGCATACCTGCCAGATTTTAcgtttttataatcaaaatgctCAATTTTTAGCACGTATGTTTACGATTGTCATACTGATACAAATATGTATTCTAATTTTTTCATTTGCATATAGATTAGGGCAACaataaatttaaaaagaaaagacaaatatGCAGTCACCGACTGACAAATTGAACGCCCATAATCCGGATATGCTaaataattcggacagcttcgtgGCACCGCCAGTGGTCCTATATacttaactctttccttaccgcgCCATAGAGCATCGATCACTATGGATCGATGGTTTTGAATGCCCCGCCAAAAATAAAACTCCGCTGTTACGGACGTGTGGCGCCATCTGGCCAGTAATAGAAGAACTACTGCGCACTTTCTATATGTTTTTTTGCGTTTTAGCGCGAAGGctcctgcgagaaaaaaaaaagcagcggagAAGGTAGCAAGGAGTTTTCCCAACATGCCGCCGAAAACGCGTCGCGCGCCGCTGAAAAAGAAGTCTTCTCAAAGTGATTCCGCTGCTTCTGATGCTCATATTATCGATATGAGCAGTAGTGAGGAGTCCGTAGAGGACGTTGGATCATCGGATTTCGACTCCGACAGTGATGATTCCTCTACACAGCCCGGACCTTCAACTAGCGTGGCAAGGTAAGCATAGTTTCGGATGTCAGTGTTGTTGTTATACGATGCGCGTGCTTTGTAAATGACGACACctgtttacgtttttcttttaggGTGTCAACTACATACGGAGGCGATATTTTGCCAAACACGCCGTGCCGAGTCAGGTTTTCACCGAATCGCGCACCTGGCATACACCTGGACGTGACGCGCCGGAGTGAGACGCGGAGGTTTCTTGGTGCACTGGACATGTTCATGATGTTTTTTACCGCTGAAATGATTTCCACTTTCTGTGCACACACAAACAAGTATGCGTGGATGAAAATTTTTGAGAAACCAAGCTATGCTCAGCCAGATGGCTCCTGGCTAGAGGTCACGCCCCCTGAGATGTTGCGCTTCATTGCGCTATTGATGTACATGGGCATCGTGCAACTTCCTAGACTACACTTGTATTGGAACACTGGAACAATCTACGGCGGTCTACTTCCAGGGAAGATCATGAGCAGGAAGCGTTTCTTCTCCCTGCTTGCTTTTTTGCATGTCTCGGACCCTGAGGATGACAGTGCTGCTTCAGCTGGCAAACTGCGGAAGGTACTCCCACTACTTCGAGAGATCAACGAGGCGTCGGCACGATTTTTTCAGCCACGGGAAGCCCTTTCAGTCGATGAAAGGATGGTGAAATCCAAAGCACGCTCGGGAATCAGGCAATATATTCGGGACAAGGTGACAAAGTGGGGCTACAAATTGTGGGTTTTAGCTGAGTCAGAAACTGGATACACCTTACAGTTCTTCGTTTACACGGGCAAGCGGGAGAGACCGGGACCGCATGGATTGGCTTTTGATGTAGTGGGTAAGCTTTGTGATAAATATTTAGGACAGGGATACAAAATTTACATGGACAATTTTTATACTTCGAAGCACCTTTTCGAACACCTCCTTCAGTGCAAAACGCTGGCATGTGGAACAACGAGAAAAGATCGTCGAGGCTTCCCTGGCGATCTGAAAGATCCAAAATGGGAAAAGAAAGCTGAACGTGGAGACATTCGTTGGATAAGGGAAGGAAACGTCTTGTTTCTTCAGTGGAAGGACCGCAAGGCTGTAAGTCTCATGAGCACCATTCATACAGCCAATGAACATGTGCCTGCAAAGAGACGTACAAAAGTGGGCAACAAGTGGAGCGAGAGGACCATAAGAAAGCCCTTGTTGGTACATGAGTACAATGCAGGTATGCTGGGCGTTGACAAATCTGACCAAATCATTGGAACGTACAACGTGCTTCGTAAATGTGTGCGCTGGTGGAAAACACTCTTTTTCCACTGCATAGATATTGcttgtgtaaatagttttattcTGTTTCAAGAGCATCGGAAAGGGCACCCCGACATTGCTGAGCTACGTCTGAGTGCCCGCTTTGACCAACTTTCTTTCCGAGAGATGCTCATCAAGCAAATTTTGAATCTTGATGATGATCAACCGGCCAGCATCTCTTATCTGCCACCCGACTGGGTTCGCCACAAGCCTGAGAAGGTCGACAACCGAAGGAACTGTAAGCAGTGCTATGAGAAAACCAAGAAAGAAGTGAAGACAAATGTTTTTTGCAGCACCTGTGAAGCGCACCTTTGTTTTACGACTACGCGTAACTGTTTCGCCGATTGGCACATGCGTCATGGGCGCTGAGTTCAAAGGTCggttgaaaatataattttttagcTAGCGTGCTCAAATTTTCAGGAAGTGTACCTGAGTTCATGGACAATCATTTGTAtatcccagtttttttttcttctatgtgtGGTGAAGTGTAGTGTCAATTTCGTGTCTTCGCATGTAtgttttccttacttttcttcaaCTTTCAGAGATAAAATATGAAAAAATGTCGCAGTGATTACTTTGTATGTTATTACATTGGAAAGGCAAAACAATCAGCTACATTTTCATATATAACAATCCATTGTACAACAACATTTtcccaagaaaaaaaatgatatgtAGACACATAGCAAAAACGGCCGTTTTCtgcggtaaggaaagagttaatgTATAAAGAGGACCAATATTTCGGACAACCGCCATCTCTACATTCAATTACTATCCAGACTTCGTCCGTGGCTGTAGCATACGTCGACTCTGCtgccattatctcctctggcaacctcaaCAAGACATAAAGTACGGGTTCAGACAATACACGCTATACGGAATCCCAGAGGCCTTGTGTT
This region includes:
- the LOC140217095 gene encoding piggyBac transposable element-derived protein 4-like, translating into MFMMFFTAEMISTFCAHTNKYAWMKIFEKPSYAQPDGSWLEVTPPEMLRFIALLMYMGIVQLPRLHLYWNTGTIYGGLLPGKIMSRKRFFSLLAFLHVSDPEDDSAASAGKLRKVLPLLREINEASARFFQPREALSVDERMVKSKARSGIRQYIRDKVTKWGYKLWVLAESETGYTLQFFVYTGKRERPGPHGLAFDVVGKLCDKYLGQGYKIYMDNFYTSKHLFEHLLQCKTLACGTTRKDRRGFPGDLKDPKWEKKAERGDIRWIREGNVLFLQWKDRKAVSLMSTIHTANEHVPAKRRTKVGNKWSERTIRKPLLVHEYNAGMLGVDKSDQIIGTYNVLRKCVRWWKTLFFHCIDIACVNSFILFQEHRKGHPDIAELRLSARFDQLSFREMLIKQILNLDDDQPASISYLPPDWVRHKPEKVDNRRNCKQCYEKTKKEVKTNVFCSTCEAHLCFTTTRNCFADWHMRHGR